One Denticeps clupeoides unplaced genomic scaffold, fDenClu1.1, whole genome shotgun sequence DNA window includes the following coding sequences:
- the LOC114771721 gene encoding uncharacterized protein LOC114771721, which produces MGSAATDVARTSVPTKDVIEDGNEQWQIQSNDSGGPEQRENLAPTFGLQRSAGTQAPSAGPKAEDVDQPITFNSEPVSETLGPFVTAGSDLEEDTVQNGTSTTQFTISSNEPAPVLLQLATENSKIYVSEGGALNDAAHSDPAITGFTQIRRAKGNVVVGQPMVSSTGLSSANGNQKVTIHFKPVGVSDITSSTLFTPSNPIAG; this is translated from the exons ATGGGGTCTGCTGCCACAGATGTAGCCAGGACAAGTGTTCCAACCAAGGATGTTATTGAGGATGGAAATGAACAATGGCAGATCCAATCAAATGACAGTGGAGGTCCAGAGCAAAGAGAGAACCTTGCTCCAACGTTTGGACTTCAGCGATCAGCTGGTACACAAG CACCCTCTGCTGGTCCAAAAGCCGAGGACGTGGATCAACCCATTACGTTCAACTCTGAACCAGTTTCAGAGACTCTGGGTCCTTTTGTGACCGCCGGTTCCGATCTGGAGGAGGACACTGTTCAAAACGGAACCAGCACCACGCAGTTCACGATCAGCAGTAACGAACCTGCTCCTGTACTTCTGCAGTTGGCAACGGAGAACAGCAAAATATATGTAAGCGAAGGAGGAGCTCTGAACGACGCGGCCCACTCGGACCCTGCGATCACTGGCTTCACTCAGATTAGAAGAGCGAAAGGTAACGTGGTGGTTGGTCAGCCAATGGTGAGTTCCACAGGGCTCTCTTCTGCAAATGGTAACCAAAAAGTCACAATTCATTTCAAGCCAGTCGGCGTTTCTGACATCACCAGCAGCACGCTTTTCACTCCGTCTAACCCCATTGCTGGATGA
- the LOC114771718 gene encoding RING finger protein 227-like, translating into MSPDVECGICYWRYNSGRRCPRELRCGHTFCESCLATMAGDAKVVCPLCRHPTAVPGGEVRGLLPVDEAALGRLVSAGVPDAESLSDDEGPESPCQHDIDGDRAPSPRSRSGKVWKSFKRFCNKVIGNESRPGHDCMTNEDMRDIVIMASYLM; encoded by the exons ATGAGTCCGGACGTGGAGTGCGGGATCTGCTACTGGCGATACAACAGCGGCCGCCGGTGTCCCCGGGAGCTCCGGTGCGGACACACCTTCTGCGAGAGCTGCCTGGCCACCATGGCCGGGGACGCGAAGGTCGTGTGCCCGCTGTGCCGCCACCCCACCGCGGTGCCGGGCGGCGAAGTCAGGGGGCTGCTGCCGGTGGACGAGGCCGCCCTGGGGCGTCTGGTCTCCGCGGGAGTCCCGGACGCCGAGAGCCTGTCGGACGACGAGGGGCCGGAGAGCCCGTGCCAGCACGACATCGACGGTGACAGAGCGCCAAGCCCCCGGTCCAGGTCCGGGAAGGTGTGGAAGTCCTTCAAACGCTTCTGCAACAAAGTGATCGGGAACGAGTCGAGACCAGGCCACG ATTGTATGACCAATGAAGACATGAGGGACATCGTCATCATGGCGAGTTACCTTATGTGA
- the LOC114771717 gene encoding uncharacterized protein LOC114771717, whose product MSEIPGVVQEENPGLGDQGEVECPICYQEYNQSSKCPRMLECLHVFCTECLQRIRHATPCSPDPENPASISCPLCRHPTQLETGDAHALPPSSKTLSRLPPVSFRMPISVATRLATTVTQRVVVSLESREARFIILPTVSLRVEQMSEEDGRRRRTAATAGLEGEAEAFRQQRKNLLCVQLLAVIFWLMFVFTCVIMVVFGPSFFHS is encoded by the coding sequence ATGTCTGAGATCCCAGGGGTAGTTCAGGAGGAGAACCCAGGCTTGGGGGACCAAGGGGAGGTGGAGTGTCCCATCTGTTACCAGGAGTACAACCAGAGCAGCAAGTGCCCACGCATGCTGGAGTGTCTCCATGTCTTCTGCACCGAGTGCCTCCAGAGGATCCGGCACGCGACCCCTTGCTCTCCAGACCCGGAAAACCCAGCTTCCATCTCATGCCCCCTCTGCCGCCACCCTACGCAGCTGGAGACCGGCGATGCCCACGCCCTGCCCCCCAGCTCCAAAACCCTGTCTCGGCTGCCGCCCGTGTCTTTCCGCATGCCCATCTCCGTGGCAACGCGCCTGGCCACCACCGTCACCCAACGGGTGGTGGTGTCCCTTGAGTCCCGCGAGGCCCGGTTCATCATCTTGCCCACGGTGAGCCTGCGGGTGGAGCAAATGAGCGAGGAggacgggaggaggaggaggaccgcGGCGACTGCCGGGCTGGAGGGGGAGGCGGAGGCCTTCAGGCAGCAGCGTAAGAACTTGCTCTGCGTCCAGCTGCTGGCTGTGATCTTCTGGCTCATGTTTGTGTTCACCTGCGTCATCATGGTGGTGTTCGGCCCAAGTTTCTTCCACAGCTGA